A part of Bosea sp. (in: a-proteobacteria) genomic DNA contains:
- a CDS encoding 50S ribosomal protein L32: MAVPKKKTSPSRRGMRRSADALKQPTYVEDKDSGELRRPHHVDLKTGMYRGRQILKPKA; the protein is encoded by the coding sequence ATGGCCGTTCCCAAGAAGAAAACGTCGCCGTCGCGTCGCGGCATGCGCCGTTCGGCTGATGCCCTCAAGCAGCCCACCTATGTCGAGGACAAGGATTCGGGCGAACTGCGCCGTCCGCACCATGTCGATCTGAAGACCGGCATGTATCGCGGCCGCCAGATCCTGAAGCCCAAGGCCTGA